In one Streptomyces sp. NBC_00597 genomic region, the following are encoded:
- a CDS encoding uroporphyrinogen-III synthase, whose amino-acid sequence MDDTHTPDGPAKPTAGPLAGFTVGVTAARRADELIALLRRRGATVLHAPALRIVPLADDSELLAATKDLIHCAPDTVVATTAIGFRGWIEAADGWGIGEELLARLRAAELLARGPKVKGAVRAAGLVETWSPDSESLAEVLDRMLAAGVAGRRIALQLHGEPLPGFVEALRAGGAEVVVVPVYRWMAPEDLGPLDRLLDAVAVGAVDAVSFTSAPAAASLLTRAEQRGVREAVLEGLRGDVLSACVGPVTALPLQAAGVDTVQPERFRLGPLVQLLCQELPGRARVLPVAGHRVEIRGHAVLVDEELRPVPPAGMALLRALARRPGWVVARSELLRVLPGAGRDEHAVETAMARLRGALAVPNLIQTVVKRGYRLALDAGECGNGSAG is encoded by the coding sequence ATGGACGACACGCACACCCCCGACGGACCCGCCAAGCCGACGGCGGGCCCGCTGGCGGGATTCACCGTGGGGGTCACCGCAGCCCGGCGCGCGGACGAGCTGATCGCCCTGCTGCGCCGGCGGGGCGCCACCGTCCTGCACGCCCCGGCCCTGCGGATCGTGCCGCTGGCCGACGACAGCGAACTCCTCGCCGCCACCAAGGACCTGATCCACTGCGCGCCCGACACGGTCGTCGCCACCACCGCCATCGGATTCCGCGGATGGATCGAAGCCGCCGACGGATGGGGGATCGGCGAGGAGCTGCTGGCACGGCTGCGGGCCGCCGAACTGCTGGCGCGCGGGCCGAAGGTCAAGGGCGCCGTCCGGGCCGCCGGGCTCGTGGAGACCTGGTCCCCGGACTCGGAGTCCCTCGCCGAGGTGCTCGACCGGATGCTCGCTGCCGGGGTCGCCGGGCGGCGCATCGCGCTCCAGCTGCACGGGGAACCCCTGCCCGGGTTCGTCGAGGCGCTGCGGGCCGGCGGGGCCGAGGTGGTCGTGGTCCCCGTGTACCGGTGGATGGCCCCTGAGGACCTCGGGCCGCTGGACCGGCTGCTGGACGCGGTGGCCGTCGGCGCGGTCGACGCGGTGAGCTTCACCTCCGCCCCGGCGGCGGCCTCGCTGCTGACCCGGGCGGAGCAGAGGGGGGTGCGGGAGGCGGTGCTGGAGGGGCTTCGGGGGGACGTGCTGTCGGCGTGCGTGGGACCGGTGACGGCGCTGCCGCTGCAGGCGGCCGGGGTGGACACCGTGCAGCCCGAGCGGTTCCGGCTGGGACCGCTGGTACAGCTGCTGTGCCAGGAACTGCCGGGACGGGCCCGGGTGCTGCCCGTGGCGGGACACCGGGTGGAGATCCGGGGGCACGCGGTGCTCGTGGACGAGGAGCTGCGGCCCGTGCCGCCGGCCGGGATGGCCCTGCTGCGGGCACTGGCGCGCAGGCCCGGATGGGTGGTGGCGCGGTCGGAGCTGCTGCGGGTGCTGCCGGGGGCGGGGCGGGACGAGCACGCCGTCGAGACGGCGATGGCGCGGCTGCGGGGGGCGCTGGCGGTTCCGAACCTCATCCAGACGGTGGTGAAGCGGGGGTACCGGTTGGCGCTGGACGCGGGCGAATGCGGTAACGGCTCCGCCGGCTGA
- a CDS encoding NAD-dependent malic enzyme yields MATAPSVSYSMTVRLEVPASGTAVSQLTTAVESSGGSVTGLDVTASGHEKLRIDVTIAATSTAHADEIVGKLRGIEGVSLGKVSDRTFLMHLGGKIEMASKHPIRNRDDLSMIYTPGVARVCMAIAENPEDARRLTIKRNSVAVVTDGSAVLGLGNIGPMAALPVMEGKAALFKRFAGIDAWPICLDTQDTDKIVEIVRAIAPGFAGINLEDISAPRCFEIEARLREALDIPVFHDDQHGTAIVVLAALTNALRVVGKAVGDVKVVMSGAGAAGTAILKLLLAAGVKNVVSADIHGVVHAGRPDLVDAAVDSPLRWIADNTNPEGYTGTLKEAVVGADVFVGVSAPNVLSGEDVAAMAEGAIVFALANPDPEVDPAVARQTAAVVATGRSDFPNQINNVLVFPGVFRGLLDAQSRTVNTDMMLAAASALADVVGEDELNANYIIPSVFNDKVAGAVAGAVRKAASAI; encoded by the coding sequence ATGGCAACGGCGCCCAGCGTCTCGTACTCGATGACGGTCCGCTTGGAAGTGCCCGCGAGCGGAACCGCGGTCTCCCAGCTCACCACCGCCGTGGAGTCTTCCGGGGGGTCGGTCACCGGCCTCGACGTGACCGCCTCCGGCCACGAGAAGCTCCGCATCGACGTCACCATCGCCGCGACCTCCACCGCGCACGCCGACGAGATCGTCGGCAAGCTCCGGGGGATCGAGGGCGTCAGCCTCGGCAAGGTCTCCGACCGAACCTTCCTGATGCACCTCGGCGGCAAGATCGAGATGGCGTCCAAGCACCCCATCCGCAACCGCGACGACCTCTCGATGATCTACACCCCGGGCGTCGCCCGCGTGTGCATGGCCATCGCCGAGAACCCCGAGGACGCGCGCCGCCTCACCATCAAGCGCAACTCCGTCGCAGTCGTGACGGACGGCTCCGCCGTACTGGGCCTCGGCAACATCGGCCCGATGGCCGCGCTGCCCGTCATGGAGGGCAAGGCGGCCCTCTTCAAGCGCTTCGCGGGCATCGACGCGTGGCCGATCTGCCTGGACACCCAGGACACCGACAAAATCGTCGAGATCGTCCGTGCGATCGCCCCGGGCTTCGCCGGCATCAACCTTGAGGACATCTCCGCGCCGCGCTGCTTCGAGATCGAGGCCCGGCTGCGCGAGGCCCTCGACATCCCCGTCTTCCACGACGACCAGCACGGCACCGCCATCGTCGTCCTCGCCGCCCTCACCAACGCACTTCGCGTGGTGGGCAAGGCAGTTGGCGACGTGAAGGTCGTCATGTCGGGCGCCGGCGCGGCCGGCACGGCCATCTTGAAGCTGCTCCTCGCGGCCGGCGTCAAGAACGTCGTCAGCGCCGATATCCACGGTGTCGTGCACGCGGGCCGCCCCGACCTGGTCGACGCCGCCGTCGATTCGCCGCTGCGCTGGATCGCCGACAACACCAACCCCGAGGGCTACACGGGCACTCTGAAGGAGGCCGTGGTCGGCGCCGACGTGTTCGTCGGCGTCTCGGCCCCCAACGTCCTGTCCGGTGAGGACGTCGCGGCCATGGCGGAAGGCGCGATCGTGTTCGCGCTCGCGAACCCGGACCCCGAGGTGGACCCGGCCGTCGCCCGTCAGACCGCCGCCGTCGTGGCCACCGGCCGCTCCGACTTCCCGAACCAGATCAACAACGTGCTGGTCTTCCCGGGTGTCTTCCGCGGCCTGCTGGACGCCCAGTCCCGCACGGTGAACACGGACATGATGCTGGCCGCCGCGAGTGCGCTGGCGGACGTCGTCGGCGAGGACGAGCTCAACGCCAACTACATCATCCCGTCGGTCTTCAACGACAAGGTGGCCGGTGCGGTCGCCGGCGCCGTCCGCAAGGCCGCGTCGGCGATCTGA
- a CDS encoding GNAT family N-acetyltransferase, with protein MRGVEVGDAAGLADTLTRNRAYMAPFEPWRSEVFFTKEGQAARIAALLTERDGGRLAPYVLVEAGTGTPIGMINLGSIALGPFRSGGVGYWVDQAWTGRGLATAALTEVCRIARDELGLHRVEAGTLVDNLASQRVLAKAGFEQYGLAPGYLHIDGAWRDHRLFQRLLHDDPPL; from the coding sequence ATGCGGGGCGTCGAGGTCGGGGACGCCGCCGGGCTGGCCGACACGCTGACGCGGAACCGGGCGTACATGGCGCCCTTCGAGCCGTGGCGGTCCGAGGTGTTCTTCACCAAGGAGGGGCAGGCCGCCCGCATCGCGGCGCTGCTCACCGAGCGCGACGGGGGGCGCCTCGCCCCCTACGTGCTCGTCGAGGCCGGTACGGGCACGCCCATCGGGATGATCAACCTCGGCAGCATCGCCCTCGGCCCGTTCCGCAGCGGCGGCGTCGGCTACTGGGTCGACCAGGCCTGGACCGGCAGGGGGCTGGCCACCGCCGCCCTGACGGAAGTCTGCCGGATCGCCCGCGACGAGCTCGGGCTGCACCGCGTCGAGGCCGGGACCCTGGTCGACAACCTGGCCTCGCAGCGCGTCCTGGCGAAGGCCGGGTTCGAGCAGTACGGGCTCGCCCCCGGCTACCTGCACATCGACGGCGCCTGGCGCGACCACCGCCTCTTCCAACGCCTCCTCCACGACGACCCGCCCCTCTAG
- a CDS encoding UvrD-helicase domain-containing protein: MAAQNAAVDNTADSVRDREIAVEQTHLDQVYRRLEEKIDEAEFLMNDAAKRGQVGTPGALAERDAQVFRAGIHLNRLNNEFEDFLFGRIDLVLGKDGERGPDGAYTSVEPADEAIREDLTADIAETLHIGRIGVLDADYAPLVIDWRAPAAAPFYRSTPKDPGRVVRRRVIRSKGRKVLGVEDDLMRPEITASLDGRELPAIGDGALMAALGRARTHSMRDIVSSIQAEQDMVIRAPAASVAEVAGGPGTGKTAVALHRAAYLLYQDRRRYSGGILIVSPTPLLVAYTEGVLPSLGEEGQVAIRALGSLVDGAEATTYDEPAVARVKGSSRMRKVLHKAVRGALELGDAPERLRVVAFGRRQELEADELNRIRQNVLSGTAPVNLLRPRARKLLLDALYARSGGAGRHSDPELAAELRSAFDEDISTEDAFIDFLNAWWPELTPRGVLAAMADERRLGRWSRRVLNPRETRQLARSLRRVGPDGKGPLSVHDVALLDELQLLLGAPARPKRKRQLDPLDQFSGLEELMPTREETQWERAERIAAERTEYAHVIVDEAQDLTPMQWRMVGRRGRHGTWTVVGDPAQSSWTDPDEAAEARDEALGSRPRRRFTLTVNYRNPAEVAEVAARVLRLAMPGMEPPTAVRSTGLEPRFTAADGELGATVREETRRLLEQVDGTVGVVVAMDRRQEAAGWLADLGERAVALGSLEAKGLEYDATVVVSPAEIAEESPAGLRVLYVALTRATQQLTVVGGVRDEPDADGVPALLRP, from the coding sequence GTGGCCGCGCAGAATGCCGCTGTCGACAACACGGCGGATTCCGTCCGCGATCGGGAGATCGCGGTCGAGCAGACGCATCTGGACCAGGTGTACCGCCGCCTCGAAGAGAAGATCGACGAGGCCGAGTTCCTGATGAACGACGCGGCCAAGCGAGGCCAGGTCGGCACGCCCGGCGCGCTCGCCGAACGCGACGCACAGGTCTTCCGGGCGGGCATCCACCTGAACCGGCTGAACAACGAGTTCGAGGACTTCCTCTTCGGCCGGATCGACCTGGTCCTCGGCAAGGACGGGGAGCGCGGCCCCGACGGCGCGTACACCTCCGTCGAGCCGGCCGACGAGGCGATCCGCGAGGACCTCACCGCCGACATCGCCGAGACGCTCCACATCGGGCGCATCGGCGTGCTCGACGCCGACTACGCGCCGCTGGTCATCGACTGGCGGGCGCCGGCGGCCGCGCCGTTCTACCGGTCCACGCCCAAGGACCCCGGCCGGGTCGTACGGCGCCGCGTCATCCGCTCCAAGGGCCGCAAGGTGCTCGGCGTCGAGGACGACCTGATGCGCCCCGAGATCACCGCCTCCCTCGACGGCCGGGAGCTGCCCGCCATCGGCGACGGCGCCCTGATGGCCGCGCTCGGGCGGGCCCGTACGCACTCGATGCGGGACATCGTCTCCTCCATCCAGGCCGAGCAGGACATGGTGATCCGGGCCCCCGCCGCCTCGGTCGCCGAGGTCGCGGGCGGCCCCGGCACCGGCAAGACCGCCGTCGCCCTGCACCGCGCCGCCTACCTGCTCTACCAGGACCGGCGCCGCTACTCCGGCGGCATCCTGATCGTCTCGCCGACCCCGCTGCTCGTCGCGTACACCGAGGGCGTGCTGCCCTCGCTCGGCGAGGAGGGCCAGGTCGCCATCCGGGCGCTCGGCTCGCTGGTCGACGGCGCCGAGGCGACGACGTACGACGAACCGGCCGTGGCCCGCGTCAAGGGCTCCTCGCGCATGCGCAAGGTGCTCCACAAGGCCGTACGGGGCGCACTGGAACTCGGTGACGCGCCCGAGCGGCTGCGGGTCGTGGCCTTCGGCCGCCGCCAGGAGCTGGAGGCCGACGAGCTGAACCGGATCCGGCAGAACGTGCTCAGCGGCACCGCGCCGGTGAACCTGCTGCGCCCGCGCGCCCGCAAACTGCTGCTCGACGCCCTGTACGCGAGGTCCGGCGGGGCCGGCCGGCACAGCGACCCGGAACTCGCCGCCGAGCTGCGCTCCGCGTTCGACGAGGACATCTCCACCGAGGACGCGTTCATCGACTTCCTGAACGCCTGGTGGCCCGAGCTGACCCCGCGCGGGGTGCTCGCCGCGATGGCCGACGAGCGCAGGCTCGGCCGCTGGTCGCGGCGGGTCCTCAACCCGCGCGAGACCCGCCAGCTGGCCCGCTCGCTGCGCCGGGTGGGCCCGGACGGCAAGGGTCCGCTGTCGGTGCACGACGTGGCGCTGCTGGACGAGCTCCAGCTGCTGCTCGGCGCGCCGGCACGGCCCAAGCGCAAGCGGCAGCTCGACCCGCTCGATCAGTTCAGCGGGTTGGAGGAGCTGATGCCGACCCGCGAGGAGACCCAGTGGGAGCGCGCCGAGCGGATCGCGGCGGAGCGCACCGAGTACGCGCACGTGATCGTGGACGAGGCGCAGGACCTGACGCCGATGCAGTGGCGGATGGTGGGCCGCCGCGGCCGGCACGGCACGTGGACGGTGGTCGGCGACCCGGCCCAGTCTTCGTGGACGGACCCGGACGAGGCGGCCGAGGCCCGTGACGAGGCCCTGGGGTCCCGGCCGCGCCGGCGGTTCACCCTGACGGTGAACTACCGCAACCCGGCGGAGGTCGCGGAGGTCGCGGCCCGGGTGCTGCGGCTCGCGATGCCGGGCATGGAACCGCCGACGGCGGTCCGTTCCACCGGCCTGGAGCCCCGTTTCACGGCCGCCGACGGCGAGCTGGGCGCGACGGTCCGGGAGGAGACCCGGCGGCTGCTGGAGCAGGTCGACGGCACGGTCGGCGTGGTCGTGGCCATGGACCGGCGCCAGGAGGCCGCGGGCTGGCTCGCGGACCTGGGGGAGCGGGCGGTGGCGCTCGGCAGCCTGGAGGCCAAGGGCCTGGAGTACGACGCCACGGTGGTCGTCTCGCCGGCGGAGATCGCGGAAGAGTCCCCGGCGGGCCTGCGGGTGCTGTATGTGGCCCTGACCCGCGCGACGCAGCAGCTGACGGTGGTCGGTGGCGTCCGTGACGAGCCCGACGCGGACGGCGTGCCCGCCCTGTTGAGGCCGTAG
- a CDS encoding CGNR zinc finger domain-containing protein: MWFDSGRVCLDLVATFAAPAGAEEIRDGDELRLWLAGAGLVPDRTPIARVGPDWVEAFRALRRDVGSLVRAELVGTGPDGGALARVNALAAGPPPGLCAVQDQEGHLVRELCGGVECGALLAVVARDAVELLTDPGERALLRSCEGDGCTRIYLDTSRGHRRRWCSSELCGNRERVARHRRRLLAARPG, encoded by the coding sequence ATGTGGTTCGACTCCGGGCGGGTCTGCCTGGACCTGGTGGCCACCTTCGCCGCCCCCGCGGGCGCCGAGGAGATCCGGGACGGCGACGAGCTGCGGCTGTGGCTCGCCGGAGCCGGGCTCGTGCCCGACCGGACGCCGATCGCCCGGGTGGGCCCCGACTGGGTGGAGGCCTTCCGGGCGCTGCGCCGCGACGTGGGCAGCCTCGTACGGGCCGAGCTCGTCGGGACCGGTCCGGACGGGGGCGCGCTGGCCCGGGTCAACGCGCTGGCCGCCGGTCCACCCCCGGGACTGTGTGCCGTACAGGACCAAGAGGGTCACCTCGTACGGGAGTTGTGCGGCGGTGTGGAGTGCGGTGCGCTGCTGGCCGTCGTCGCCCGGGACGCCGTGGAACTGCTCACCGATCCCGGTGAGCGGGCCCTGCTGCGGTCCTGCGAAGGGGACGGCTGCACCCGCATCTACCTGGACACTTCGCGCGGCCACCGGCGCCGCTGGTGCTCCAGCGAGCTGTGCGGCAACCGTGAGCGGGTCGCCCGGCACCGCCGCAGGCTCCTCGCGGCCCGCCCCGGGTAG
- a CDS encoding HU family DNA-binding protein gives MNRSELVAALSERAEVTRKDADAVLAALAETVGEIVAKGDEKVTIPGFLTFERTHRAARTARNPQTGDPIQIPAGFSVKVSAGSKLKEAAKGK, from the coding sequence ATGAACCGCAGTGAGCTGGTGGCCGCTCTGTCCGAGCGCGCCGAGGTGACCCGCAAGGACGCCGACGCCGTTCTGGCCGCGCTCGCCGAGACCGTCGGCGAGATTGTCGCCAAGGGCGACGAGAAGGTCACCATCCCCGGCTTCCTGACCTTCGAGCGCACCCACCGTGCCGCTCGCACCGCGCGCAACCCGCAGACCGGCGACCCCATCCAGATCCCGGCCGGCTTCAGCGTGAAGGTCTCCGCGGGCTCCAAGCTCAAGGAAGCCGCCAAGGGCAAGTAG